The following is a genomic window from Elaeis guineensis isolate ETL-2024a chromosome 10, EG11, whole genome shotgun sequence.
AATCATTAAATCTTAACAAGGTAATTGCCAGGGTTCTTCTTTGCTAAGGGGGGGAAAACAAACTACATGACGTGCATTCAAGTGAAGGAAACTACCTGGATCCTTCCATTTCTGATCAAGGTGAGGGCTCCCACATCCAAGACAGGGGTCTTGCCAGTTATATTCTTGAGCTCTAAAGGTCCGAGCTCAGGCCTTTTTAGTCCATATTTCTCCGTGTTTCCAATCACCATCCTGGCCACCGTTAACAAAAACCTATCAACCATTCTCAGTGGCAACCATTTCAGCAGCTTCATTGCCAGCCCAAATGTAGAGGTCCCAAACATCTCCCTTGGCAGCACATGAACCTGTTTTCATTAACATTGAATAATGTAGAAAAACATAAACAACCAAATCCAGATAATTAAACCACATAATCAAGAGTAGTCATTTGTttgcaaattcaaaaaaaaaaaaaagaaaagaagaaaagattcgattaaaagatccatatgtcaaaaaGGAAAATTACCTCAAAAAAatgtcaaaaagaaaaaatatatataatgcaGCTTAACAAGAAGCAAATCGAAGTCGCTAAAAGGATCATTATTTTTCCAACCTCTAAGTTCAGAACAGTCAAGAGATGAAAACCAAATGATTGGAGGAGTTGAAGGGGAACTCACAGCACTCCTCACTGACATGAAGGGCATTGCACCATGCTCGCACAAATCCAAGCACAAATCCATCCCAGAATTCCCACATCCCACAACTAACACTCTCTTTCCCTTGTACTCCTTGCCACTCTTATATTCACTAGAGTGCAGCATACTCCCCTTGAACTCCTCTCTTCCTTTCAACTTCGGCACCACAGGCTCCGCATTCTCCCCTGTTGCCACCACCAGCCATGGCGAAACATACTCCACCACCTCCAACAACTCTTCTGGCTCGGCGGAAGAGCCAACCGATTCCTCCGATGTAGAGCGGCTTGACTCAGAGAGTGACTCACTCATTTGTGATGGTGAATTAGATTGGACAGGTCGGCCTGAGAGGTGGTGCCAGACCGTGGTAACTCGCCAGAGGGACACGGCGGGGTCGAAGTGGGCAGCGACGACGGTGCAACCAAAGATGGGGTGGAGGGAGAAGTGGTGGGCATAGGAGTGCAGATATTGAACGAAGTCAGCCTTGGAGGGATAAGTGGGGAAATGGGCAGGGAATGCAAGGTGTGGAAGCTGGCAGAAGGCCTTGGGGAGGTGGAGAAAGAGGCGGCCATAGGCCCGGTGGCGCCAAAGGTCAGCGATGCCGTCCGACCTCTCGAGGATGATGGAGGGCACCGACAAGCGGTGGAGGGAGGCAGCCACTGCTAGGCCTGAGGGGCCTGCACCAACTATAATAGGACTACGAGCCTCAGCAACCCTTCGGATAGGGATATTTGGTGTACCGAGAGGATCAACAGTGACAGTGGGAGGTGGTGGTGGGATTCTGCCACTCATCTCTGCTCGTTCTTGTAGAGCCAGCAGTGAGGAGTCCACTTTCACCCTCTTTTTGTTTTGAACGTTAAGTCTTTCCCTCCTTGGGACTCTTAAGAAGCTAGCCAATTTTGTGACATTGGGTTTAGCACAGTACTAATACCTATGACTTctgtctctctccctctctcttactctctttccttcctcttgctctttaaattcaaaaagaagaaataccAGACGGACGGAGCTTAACGCGGTGCGCTAAATCGCATAAAGAATATGGAAATTGAAATATAGAAACCACAAATTTATAAATGAATCAAATGATTTCCATGATTGTAAACTTAATAAATATAGAAATCGACCCCAAAATTATAGGAAGATAAGAGCGAATGTGTTTTTTTtggtataaaaaaaaagaatatcatAATTGTAGCGAGCACAGAGTATGGAAATAAATCCTAATAATTATGGAGGGATGAGAGTTACATGCTCGATTCGGTTGCCTAATACTCCCTCTCGAATTGGCATATATAGAGTAGAAATGATCCGATCAAGGAGTTCCTGCTCCATCcgaatatcttaaaaaaaaagataggaagaagcaaaaaaaaaaaaaaaaaagttgaaaataagatctagattttttttttccattaatgATCCTTTAACTCAAACACATAGCCCCAATTTAAAATAGTGAGATCCACCCTTGCATAAGTGGGATCGGATTTTTCTCTTATTTCAAACAGTACTAGCTCTTCTAAAATAGAAATGACTAGTAGAAATAAATTTGGAAAAGTGAGAATTCTATATAAGGTAGATCTCGACTCCTATATTGATTTTATCTTTTGTTTCTCTACCTATTTTGTTGTGGATTGGAAGATATATTCACTTAAaggtttttcttgaaaaaaaaaattcgattTGACTAGTCTATTTCAAGGCTCAAAAGATGAAATTTGGACCTGACTACTATCTAAGCTGCATCCTTGAACACCATGTCATAGAGTTTAAAAAATTagtcaattgaagaaaaaaattacctCAATTGAATGTCATATGACCAAGTAGCCTCCAAAAGTTTAGGATGCATTTCAGCCTCATGATGTAGTGGATCTCACTCTTAGATCTTGTATAGTCCTATCTGTAGAGGCCAAAGTACTTTTTATTGAGTTTGGTGATTTTTTTGGATCAAAGCTCACTCTGCCTAAGAGATTTAGCTCTTACTAATTTGGAATTGAACATGGAAAAATACTTTCTTACCGAGCCACCCACTATTG
Proteins encoded in this region:
- the LOC105053491 gene encoding indole-3-pyruvate monooxygenase YUCCA8 isoform X2, whose product is MSGRIPPPPPTVTVDPLGTPNIPIRRVAEARSPIIVGAGPSGLAVAASLHRLSVPSIILERSDGIADLWRHRAYGRLFLHLPKAFCQLPHLAFPAHFPTYPSKADFVQYLHSYAHHFSLHPIFGCTVVAAHFDPAVSLWRVTTVWHHLSGRPVQSNSPSQMSESLSESSRSTSEESVGSSAEPEELLEVVEYVSPWLVVATGENAEPVVPKLKGREEFKGSMLHSSEYKSGKEYKGKRVLVVGCGNSGMDLCLDLCEHGAMPFMSVRSAVHVLPREMFGTSTFGLAMKLLKWLPLRMVDRFLLTVARMVIGNTEKYGLKRPELGPLELKNITGKTPVLDVGALTLIRNGRIQIVLEVESLTSNGAKFVDGREMGYDSVVFATGYRSNVTTWLQDSDFISEGGKPKTPFPHGWKGKNGLYCVGFTGRGLPGASADAIKIALDIAESWKKKYPERKNFVL
- the LOC105053491 gene encoding indole-3-pyruvate monooxygenase YUCCA8 isoform X1, with the translated sequence MSGRIPPPPPTVTVDPLGTPNIPIRRVAEARSPIIVGAGPSGLAVAASLHRLSVPSIILERSDGIADLWRHRAYGRLFLHLPKAFCQLPHLAFPAHFPTYPSKADFVQYLHSYAHHFSLHPIFGCTVVAAHFDPAVSLWRVTTVWHHLSGRPVQSNSPSQMSESLSESSRSTSEESVGSSAEPEELLEVVEYVSPWLVVATGENAEPVVPKLKGREEFKGSMLHSSEYKSGKEYKGKRVLVVGCGNSGMDLCLDLCEHGAMPFMSVRSAVHVLPREMFGTSTFGLAMKLLKWLPLRMVDRFLLTVARMVIGNTEKYGLKRPELGPLELKNITGKTPVLDVGALTLIRNGRIQVVNPSSLSLFLPPSQAKFLTISHGQIVLEVESLTSNGAKFVDGREMGYDSVVFATGYRSNVTTWLQDSDFISEGGKPKTPFPHGWKGKNGLYCVGFTGRGLPGASADAIKIALDIAESWKKKYPERKNFVL